One window of Acidobacteriaceae bacterium genomic DNA carries:
- a CDS encoding sodium/solute symporter (Members of the Solute:Sodium Symporter (SSS), TC 2.A.21 as described in tcdb.org, catalyze solute:Na+ symport. Known solutes for members of the family include sugars, amino acids, nucleosides, inositols, vitamins, urea or anions, depending on the system.), which yields MPNFFRASLGIAILPAYFATTILIGWLTRRRSSGSANAFLNASRALPLPLVTAAFLAANCGALEVVGMSAMAAQYGAEAFHFYCIGAIPAMIFLSIWMMPVYRRSGIRSVPEYLEYRYGAGIRLVNACVLAVTSLLFAGISLYAIAQVLQVVAGIRFAASALVAGGVVLVYVLLGGVRATIYNQVLQLGVMIAGLLPLTIRYWSYGAWVSDERRDHMWRGLPVVSHMAPMDALGIIVGLGFVLSFGYWCTDFVLMQRAFAARTDDAARQVPLWAGFGKLGFSMLVVVPGLAAHRLLPELGHSQRFDQALPALMRQSYGPSLLGLGLTAIAASLMSALAANVSAFAALWTEDIYQAHLVRQKPDRHYLIMGRVATVTAVLVSILASYFSFLFSDLMEHVQMIFSVFGAPFFAIFLLGMTTRRTTERGAIIGFLSGTAIALLHLAAFSLGWLHYGSVMSANFYAAMYAFGAAVLVAWITSVRGPAGITAGVRLQMDFSLRGTPRLLWLLSILLIFACVGLNAVWR from the coding sequence ATGCCGAACTTCTTTCGCGCGTCTCTCGGGATCGCAATTCTTCCGGCTTATTTCGCGACGACAATCTTGATCGGCTGGCTCACGCGACGCCGCAGCAGCGGCAGCGCCAACGCGTTTTTGAATGCGAGCCGCGCTCTCCCACTTCCGCTTGTGACCGCGGCGTTTCTCGCAGCCAACTGCGGGGCGCTCGAGGTCGTGGGGATGAGCGCAATGGCCGCGCAGTACGGAGCAGAGGCCTTCCACTTCTATTGCATCGGCGCGATTCCGGCGATGATCTTTCTCTCCATCTGGATGATGCCCGTCTATCGACGCAGCGGAATCCGAAGCGTTCCTGAGTATCTTGAATACCGCTACGGCGCCGGCATTCGTCTCGTAAACGCCTGTGTGCTGGCCGTGACTTCCCTGCTCTTCGCGGGAATCAGCCTCTATGCCATCGCGCAGGTGCTTCAGGTGGTCGCTGGAATCAGGTTTGCTGCAAGTGCTCTCGTCGCCGGGGGCGTGGTGCTTGTATATGTTTTGCTGGGCGGTGTTCGCGCAACGATCTACAACCAGGTCCTTCAGCTTGGAGTAATGATCGCCGGCCTACTTCCACTGACAATTCGATATTGGAGCTACGGGGCATGGGTTTCCGACGAGCGGCGCGACCATATGTGGCGCGGCCTGCCGGTGGTTTCGCACATGGCCCCGATGGATGCGCTGGGAATTATCGTCGGCCTCGGGTTCGTGCTCAGTTTCGGCTACTGGTGTACGGATTTCGTGCTGATGCAGCGGGCATTCGCCGCGCGCACGGATGACGCGGCGCGCCAGGTTCCGCTGTGGGCAGGCTTTGGGAAACTCGGCTTCTCGATGCTCGTTGTGGTGCCTGGCCTGGCGGCACACCGATTGCTCCCAGAACTGGGACATTCGCAGCGGTTCGATCAGGCGCTACCGGCGTTGATGAGACAGTCGTACGGTCCCTCCCTGCTTGGCCTCGGTCTCACCGCGATCGCGGCAAGCCTCATGTCTGCATTGGCCGCCAATGTGTCCGCGTTCGCTGCGTTGTGGACGGAGGACATCTATCAAGCACACCTGGTCAGACAAAAGCCTGACCGTCACTATTTGATCATGGGGCGTGTCGCGACCGTCACCGCAGTTCTGGTTAGCATCCTCGCGTCATACTTCAGCTTCTTGTTCTCCGATTTGATGGAGCACGTACAGATGATCTTTTCTGTCTTCGGCGCGCCATTCTTCGCAATCTTTCTGCTTGGCATGACCACACGTCGAACTACCGAGCGCGGCGCGATCATCGGATTCCTGAGCGGCACGGCCATCGCGCTCCTGCATCTCGCAGCATTCAGCCTCGGCTGGCTGCATTACGGCAGCGTGATGAGCGCAAACTTCTATGCCGCGATGTATGCGTTTGGCGCGGCGGTTCTCGTGGCATGGATAACAAGCGTGCGGGGTCCCGCGGGTATTACTGCTGGGGTGCGGCTACAAATGGATTTCTCGTTGCGAGGCACACCTCGGTTGTTGTGGCTGCTTTCAATCCTTTTGATATTCGCTTGCGTCGGGTTGAATGCAGTTTGGAGATAA
- a CDS encoding LacI family DNA-binding transcriptional regulator: MSRNSNGSGEDRPISLKGLAEHLGLSPATVSLVVNNAPGAKTIAPKTRERVLAAAQKLNYRPNFLARSLRTRQTFTIGVIVPEFSEGYFTMVMNGVEEHLLQAGYLHFVVSHQGRPDLLEGYPRVLTERAVDGFILVNTMLTESVNVPVVSISGHKRMRGVTNVMLDHDHSASLALQHLYDLGHRDIAFMKGQPHALDSESRWQSIRQIAERIGIRMRPELCVHIRNNSWSPELGYPVVKDLLASGHHFTAIFCFNDIAAIGAIRAIKDAGLRCPEDISVVGFDDISSAAYHTPSLTTIRQPLRRMGEMAAQQLLKRIQNPNEAFPDTIMFEPELMQRESTMAISAASSAKKRSTTAEAKPTRRGRSRRDRT, from the coding sequence ATGAGCCGCAACTCCAACGGAAGCGGTGAAGACCGCCCTATAAGCCTGAAGGGACTCGCAGAGCACCTCGGGCTGTCGCCTGCAACCGTGTCGCTGGTTGTGAACAACGCGCCGGGGGCAAAGACGATCGCGCCCAAGACACGAGAGCGCGTGCTTGCTGCGGCGCAGAAGCTGAACTATCGGCCAAATTTCCTCGCTCGCTCTTTGCGTACGCGGCAGACGTTCACAATTGGCGTGATCGTGCCGGAGTTCAGTGAGGGTTATTTCACGATGGTGATGAATGGCGTCGAAGAGCATCTGCTGCAGGCCGGCTATCTGCACTTCGTCGTCAGCCATCAGGGGCGCCCGGATTTGCTTGAGGGCTATCCGCGTGTGCTGACGGAGCGCGCCGTCGACGGCTTCATTCTCGTGAATACCATGCTGACCGAGTCTGTTAATGTTCCCGTGGTTTCCATCTCGGGACACAAGCGGATGCGCGGCGTGACCAACGTGATGCTCGATCATGACCACTCCGCATCGCTGGCACTCCAGCACCTTTACGATCTCGGCCATCGCGATATCGCCTTCATGAAGGGCCAGCCGCATGCGCTCGACTCCGAATCGCGCTGGCAAAGCATCCGCCAGATCGCCGAGCGTATCGGCATCCGCATGCGCCCGGAGCTTTGCGTGCACATACGGAATAATTCCTGGTCACCGGAGCTAGGCTATCCCGTGGTGAAAGATCTGCTCGCATCCGGCCATCACTTCACCGCGATCTTCTGCTTCAACGATATCGCCGCGATCGGGGCCATTCGCGCCATCAAAGATGCCGGCCTGCGCTGTCCCGAGGATATTTCCGTCGTTGGCTTCGACGACATTTCCAGCGCGGCTTACCACACGCCCAGCCTGACGACGATCCGGCAGCCGCTACGCCGCATGGGAGAGATGGCTGCGCAGCAATTGCTGAAGCGCATCCAGAATCCGAATGAAGCGTTCCCCGACACCATTATGTTTGAGCCCGAGTTGATGCAGCGCGAGTCCACAATGGCAATCTCTGCTGCATCCAGTGCGAAAAAGCGCAGCACTACCGCGGAGGCTAAGCCAACCCGCCGCGGGCGATCACGTCGCGATAGAACATAG
- a CDS encoding ROK family transcriptional regulator, which translates to MPITRQYLLPSERQSASNRTPRQINRNLILNLVRKQQPISRADLARVSGLQRSTVSLIIEELIADRLVVEGPTGRLPRGRRPTFLQLNSQRAVLALDIHPEQITLAISDLGGKILAQKLVDIPESQRSVAAIVSAIKKMITEHKQKAFDGIGVCLPGRTDPVREDPIFAPNLHFPFRDIRKRIAKATGLRVEMDNVANACALAEVWFGESDGAHDLVVVNVSEGIGTGILANGRLIRGDKGMAGEFGHVQLDPDGPPCGCGNNGCWETLASNRAALRHFVESGGAAGTTFGTLLSAAHAGDAIAIAALERMSINLGRGLRMIATALAPKEIVIVGDFTSAWYRFGPTIEAEMRRHALSSGAVLRPAYDGGSARLRSAVALVLNSGTMQ; encoded by the coding sequence TTGCCCATTACGCGACAGTACCTTCTTCCTTCGGAACGCCAGAGTGCCTCGAACCGGACTCCGCGCCAGATCAACCGCAATCTGATTTTGAATCTTGTGCGGAAGCAGCAGCCGATCTCACGGGCGGACCTGGCGCGCGTCTCCGGGCTGCAGCGAAGCACTGTTTCGCTGATTATCGAAGAGCTTATTGCCGATCGGCTGGTGGTGGAGGGGCCGACGGGGAGATTGCCGCGCGGACGCCGACCGACGTTTCTGCAGTTGAACTCACAGCGCGCGGTGCTCGCGCTCGATATTCATCCGGAACAGATCACGCTTGCCATCTCGGACCTCGGCGGCAAGATTCTGGCCCAGAAGCTGGTCGACATTCCAGAGAGCCAGCGCTCCGTGGCAGCGATTGTTTCGGCCATCAAGAAGATGATTACGGAGCACAAGCAGAAGGCCTTTGATGGAATCGGCGTGTGCCTGCCCGGCCGTACGGATCCCGTGCGAGAGGACCCCATCTTCGCACCAAACCTTCACTTCCCTTTCCGGGACATCCGCAAGCGCATCGCGAAGGCAACCGGGCTGCGGGTGGAGATGGATAACGTGGCGAATGCATGCGCGCTGGCCGAGGTTTGGTTCGGCGAGAGCGATGGCGCGCATGATCTCGTCGTCGTCAATGTCTCCGAGGGTATCGGCACAGGCATTCTTGCGAATGGCCGCCTGATTCGCGGAGACAAAGGAATGGCGGGCGAATTCGGCCATGTGCAGCTTGACCCGGACGGGCCGCCATGCGGGTGCGGAAACAACGGTTGCTGGGAGACGCTCGCGTCCAACCGCGCGGCACTGCGTCACTTCGTGGAGTCAGGCGGAGCTGCAGGGACAACCTTCGGCACTCTGCTGTCCGCCGCGCATGCCGGCGACGCGATCGCGATTGCCGCGCTGGAGAGGATGTCCATCAACCTGGGCCGTGGGCTGCGCATGATTGCAACTGCGCTGGCGCCGAAAGAGATCGTGATTGTCGGGGACTTCACCTCGGCGTGGTACAGATTCGGGCCGACGATTGAGGCCGAGATGCGGCGGCACGCGCTGAGCTCCGGCGCTGTGCTGCGGCCTGCTTACGACGGTGGTTCGGCGCGACTGCGGAGCGCTGTCGCCCTGGTGCTGAATTCGGGAACGATGCAGTAG
- a CDS encoding GH1 family beta-glucosidase, with translation MAEARPESAAPARMPFPQGFLWGSATASYQVEGAVREDGRGPTIWDTFCHMAGAVAAGDTGDVSTDYYHRYKQDIALMKELGLRSYRFSIAWSRIFPAGTGAPNPKGLDFYSHVVDELLANGIEPFCTLYHWDLPQALQDKGGWENRDTAKAFADYAGYVTGKLSDRIHRFMTMNEIRSFVELGYQQGTHAPGLKLSPARVAQLNHYAVLGHGMAVCAIRAAARPGTQVGIADNVQATTPLIETAPHIQAATRAMREQNAQYLTVIREGKYTDAYLRRLGPDAPKFTAEEMKIISSPLDFVGLNIYQPTYVRADDSESGYAVVTPPASFPHMYSPWLYVGPESIYWATRLVNQLWSPEELYITENGASSSDVPQSDGMVVDSDRIMYLRNYLGQLHRAIAEGVPVKGYFVWSLLDNFEWADGYGKRFGIVYVDYATQKRTPKMSAMFYRDVIARGGLA, from the coding sequence ATGGCTGAAGCGAGGCCCGAGTCGGCTGCACCGGCGCGCATGCCCTTCCCGCAGGGGTTCCTCTGGGGTTCAGCTACAGCTTCGTATCAGGTGGAGGGCGCTGTTCGTGAGGACGGTCGCGGACCGACGATCTGGGATACCTTCTGCCACATGGCTGGGGCCGTGGCTGCGGGCGACACGGGCGATGTTTCGACCGATTACTACCATCGGTACAAGCAGGATATTGCGCTGATGAAGGAACTCGGACTACGCAGCTACCGGTTTTCGATTGCGTGGTCGCGCATTTTCCCGGCGGGCACCGGAGCGCCGAATCCAAAGGGGTTGGACTTCTATAGCCATGTCGTTGACGAGCTGCTAGCGAACGGAATTGAACCGTTCTGCACGCTTTACCACTGGGACCTGCCTCAGGCTCTGCAGGACAAGGGCGGGTGGGAGAACCGCGACACAGCGAAGGCATTTGCGGATTACGCGGGATACGTCACGGGCAAGCTCTCTGACCGCATTCATCGGTTCATGACGATGAACGAGATTCGCTCGTTTGTGGAGCTGGGATATCAGCAGGGTACGCATGCTCCGGGACTGAAGCTGAGCCCGGCGCGAGTCGCCCAACTGAACCACTATGCCGTGCTTGGGCACGGGATGGCTGTGTGCGCGATTCGCGCGGCTGCGCGCCCGGGAACGCAGGTTGGCATCGCGGACAACGTGCAGGCGACGACTCCGCTGATTGAAACGGCACCTCACATTCAGGCCGCAACACGCGCGATGCGCGAGCAAAACGCGCAATATCTGACGGTGATTCGCGAGGGGAAATATACGGATGCGTATCTGCGGCGGCTTGGCCCTGACGCGCCGAAGTTCACCGCGGAGGAGATGAAGATCATTTCGTCGCCGCTGGATTTCGTTGGCCTGAACATTTATCAGCCGACTTACGTGCGTGCCGATGACTCCGAATCTGGCTATGCGGTTGTCACGCCGCCGGCATCGTTCCCGCATATGTACAGCCCGTGGCTGTACGTCGGGCCGGAGTCGATCTACTGGGCTACGCGGCTTGTGAACCAGCTCTGGAGCCCGGAGGAACTTTACATCACAGAGAATGGCGCCTCTTCGTCTGATGTGCCGCAGAGTGACGGCATGGTCGTCGACTCGGATCGCATCATGTATCTACGCAATTATCTGGGGCAGCTCCATCGGGCGATCGCGGAGGGTGTGCCTGTGAAGGGGTATTTCGTCTGGAGTCTGCTGGACAACTTCGAGTGGGCGGACGGCTACGGGAAGCGTTTCGGGATTGTTTACGTGGATTACGCCACGCAAAAGCGGACGCCAAAGATGAGTGCTATGTTCTATCGCGACGTGATCGCCCGCGGCGGGTTGGCTTAG
- a CDS encoding alginate lyase family protein — MNRREFLAASAAAVWSLRSSAQRHSYATTIDVARVDRSRILSAANRYLDEQPKTITCVRATRSEGGPHDYFSEGDYWWPDPSSPNGPYIRRDGMSNPANFNDHRELLIRLSLQVPALTAAWAITKKTLYAAKAADHLRAWFVNPDTRMNPDLQYAQAIHGITPGRGTGIIDTLHLVEVARSASWLEPSGSLKPAEINAIRRWFADYTTWMTTSKNGLEEKAAKNNHGTCWVAQVAEFARFTHDDSKVAECRELFRTKLVPDQIAPDGRLPLELARTKPYSYSLFDMDALSAICQIASAPGDNLWTFATPDGRGIRKTIDFMFPFIQNKSKWSFPHDVEYFDDLPVRQPSLLFAGLAYKDDAYIALWRTLNPDPAVPEIIRNFPIRQPVLWVNEPA; from the coding sequence ATGAACCGAAGAGAATTTCTGGCGGCCTCCGCCGCAGCCGTGTGGAGTCTCCGATCGTCTGCGCAGCGCCACAGCTATGCCACGACAATCGACGTCGCAAGGGTCGATCGCAGTCGCATCCTTAGCGCCGCAAACCGATATCTCGACGAGCAGCCGAAGACCATCACCTGCGTGCGGGCCACACGCAGCGAAGGAGGACCGCACGACTACTTCTCCGAAGGAGACTACTGGTGGCCCGACCCCAGCAGCCCGAACGGCCCCTACATCCGTCGCGATGGCATGTCCAACCCGGCAAACTTCAATGATCATCGCGAGCTGCTCATTCGCCTCAGTCTGCAGGTGCCGGCCCTGACGGCCGCCTGGGCGATCACAAAGAAGACTCTGTACGCCGCAAAAGCCGCTGACCACCTCCGCGCCTGGTTCGTGAACCCTGACACTCGCATGAACCCTGATCTGCAATATGCGCAGGCCATTCACGGAATCACTCCTGGCCGCGGCACGGGCATCATCGACACGCTTCATCTCGTCGAGGTCGCCCGCTCAGCCTCGTGGCTCGAGCCCTCTGGCTCGCTCAAGCCCGCCGAAATAAACGCCATCCGCCGCTGGTTCGCCGACTACACCACGTGGATGACCACCTCAAAGAACGGCCTCGAGGAGAAGGCCGCCAAGAACAATCACGGCACCTGCTGGGTCGCGCAGGTCGCGGAGTTCGCGCGCTTCACGCACGACGACTCAAAGGTCGCAGAGTGCCGCGAACTCTTCCGAACCAAGCTGGTTCCGGACCAGATCGCACCCGACGGCCGTCTTCCGCTCGAGCTCGCGCGCACGAAGCCTTACAGTTACTCGCTGTTCGACATGGACGCACTCTCCGCGATCTGCCAGATCGCCAGCGCCCCGGGGGACAACCTTTGGACTTTTGCCACACCCGATGGCCGCGGCATCCGCAAGACCATCGACTTCATGTTCCCGTTCATTCAGAACAAATCGAAGTGGTCGTTCCCGCATGACGTCGAGTACTTCGACGATCTGCCGGTGCGGCAGCCCAGCCTGCTCTTCGCCGGCCTCGCCTACAAGGACGACGCGTACATCGCACTCTGGCGGACGCTCAATCCCGATCCCGCTGTCCCTGAGATCATCCGCAACTTTCCGATTCGACAGCCCGTGCTCTGGGTCAACGAGCCTGCATAA